A region of Chloroflexota bacterium DNA encodes the following proteins:
- a CDS encoding LCP family protein, whose protein sequence is MRKNKNRTFCQVIFLIFSVIIFCVAILMIQAAATVFRSQIPFFQLIDQQTASVAETVGPKPAPYGGVVDLQVPVTTKLFVILGSDYRPQSGFRTDVIMLAAVDTISGQVSLVSFPRDLWVTIPGYYEQRINTVMQVGGFPLLADTLQTNFGIYPTDYAMIDMAGFLEVIDALGGIKIETDVLTDDACDGSLEADRWCEVGPGTVRLDSDWALWYARARYNSSDFDRMRRTQEVVQAVMKKVVSPLGLFKLPVLMNIYGENVQSNITPGDLLILSRLGIGFSADKIHHYTIGPNQVTNWTTSDGASVLLPNTPAIQTILQNALNFE, encoded by the coding sequence ATGCGTAAAAACAAAAACCGGACTTTCTGTCAGGTTATCTTTCTAATATTTTCAGTGATCATATTTTGTGTTGCCATTCTGATGATCCAGGCTGCAGCGACGGTCTTCCGTTCGCAGATCCCGTTCTTCCAGTTGATCGATCAGCAAACCGCTTCGGTCGCTGAAACGGTCGGACCGAAACCCGCGCCTTATGGGGGGGTGGTGGATCTGCAAGTTCCGGTCACCACCAAGCTGTTCGTGATCCTCGGTTCTGACTACCGGCCGCAATCCGGTTTCCGGACGGATGTGATCATGCTCGCGGCGGTGGATACCATCAGCGGGCAGGTCAGTTTGGTTTCCTTCCCGCGCGATCTGTGGGTGACCATTCCCGGATATTACGAACAGCGGATCAACACGGTGATGCAAGTTGGCGGCTTTCCCTTGTTGGCGGATACCCTCCAAACCAATTTTGGCATCTATCCCACCGATTATGCCATGATCGATATGGCCGGATTTCTGGAAGTGATCGATGCCCTGGGTGGCATAAAAATCGAAACGGATGTTTTAACAGATGATGCCTGTGATGGGTCGCTGGAAGCGGATCGCTGGTGTGAAGTGGGGCCGGGGACCGTCAGGCTGGATAGTGACTGGGCGTTGTGGTATGCCCGGGCGCGCTATAACTCCAGCGACTTTGATCGAATGCGCCGAACGCAGGAAGTGGTTCAGGCGGTGATGAAAAAAGTGGTGAGTCCGCTTGGGCTGTTCAAGCTGCCGGTTTTGATGAACATTTATGGAGAAAATGTCCAGAGCAACATCACTCCTGGTGATCTATTGATCCTGAGCCGATTAGGGATCGGATTCAGCGCGGACAAAATCCATCATTACACCATTGGCCCAAATCAGGTGACGAACTGGACTACCTCGGATGGCGCGTCGGTTTTATTACCCAATACCCCGGCGATCCAGACGATTCTCCAAAACGCATTGAATTTTGAGTGA
- a CDS encoding PspC domain-containing protein, whose product MNQPTRNPLRRSRRNRVVAGVCGGLGEFFGISAFWFRLLFFILLIPGGLPGLLPYIILWIVVPKASR is encoded by the coding sequence ATGAATCAACCAACCAGAAACCCACTAAGACGCTCCCGCCGCAACCGGGTCGTAGCCGGTGTGTGCGGTGGATTGGGCGAGTTCTTCGGAATTTCAGCCTTCTGGTTTCGCCTGCTGTTCTTCATCCTATTGATCCCCGGCGGGCTGCCAGGTCTGCTCCCCTATATCATCCTTTGGATCGTCGTCCCCAAAGCAAGTCGCTAG
- a CDS encoding ParA family protein, which translates to MAIISVLNHKGGVGKTTVSVNLAAGLSINEERKHKDPKPVLLLDLDDQLNATMIACGGPHDSSSYMPIITVEDSFPEALLDGFGDYDNLITESKIPRDSEHKVHIFKTNHEKMIELPFLLHNLPQSETQLARFLEPILDYYSHIIIDNPPSLNIIPVASLIASQYTLVPIEPDPLSIIGLSSIFATINRVKRDFNPELQVIGVVPSRVRVARKRYMEAIEEINQGYPDLVLPYIKDLVEVEDANMSGSDIFSYTTPQSQPYRQFLKVVRSVVERIDN; encoded by the coding sequence ATGGCAATCATCTCGGTGCTGAACCATAAAGGGGGCGTTGGTAAGACCACGGTCAGCGTGAACCTCGCCGCTGGCCTCTCAATCAATGAAGAGCGCAAACACAAGGACCCCAAGCCGGTCCTCCTGCTGGATCTTGATGACCAACTTAATGCGACCATGATCGCCTGCGGCGGTCCACATGACAGCTCGTCCTACATGCCGATCATCACGGTGGAAGACTCCTTCCCGGAGGCGCTGCTGGATGGGTTTGGCGATTACGACAACCTGATCACCGAGTCCAAGATCCCACGTGACTCGGAGCATAAAGTCCATATCTTCAAAACCAATCATGAGAAGATGATCGAGCTGCCCTTCCTGCTGCATAATTTGCCACAAAGCGAAACACAGCTAGCCCGGTTCCTGGAGCCGATCCTGGATTATTACAGCCACATCATTATTGACAATCCCCCCTCCCTGAACATCATCCCGGTGGCATCGCTGATCGCCAGCCAGTATACGTTGGTACCGATTGAACCGGACCCACTTTCAATCATCGGTCTTTCTTCGATTTTTGCCACGATCAATCGAGTCAAGCGAGATTTCAATCCTGAGCTTCAGGTGATTGGCGTTGTGCCTTCCCGGGTCCGTGTCGCCCGCAAGCGTTACATGGAGGCCATCGAAGAGATCAACCAGGGCTATCCCGATCTGGTTCTGCCCTATATCAAAGACCTCGTCGAAGTCGAAGATGCCAACATGTCTGGCTCAGATATTTTTTCCTATACCACGCCCCAATCACAGCCCTATCGGCAGTTCCTAAAAGTTGTCCGGTCTGTCGTTGAGCGGATTGATAACTGA
- a CDS encoding hydroxyacid dehydrogenase, translating into MPLRVHFYRLTFGAYTDEFRSLLDPKIIVTEGQEIPQKPNFDILVYPTPKPEWIEASPNLKAIIIPWAGLPEETRTLMLNYPKVTVHNLHHNNVNTAEMALTLLLAAAKRLIPMDQALRRNDWRPRYEGPKAILLRGKRALILGFGEVGQALAGLCLGLGMKVMATKKHPEDYQGHLDVDIYPDELMAELLSTADILLIALPLTSETEGLIGEAELNRMPRGGLLVNTGRGPVVDQWALYNALKSGQLRAAGSDVWYHYPESHEARANTPPTDAPLGELDNFVLSPHRGGMVEEVEHQRIVALAKLLNAANRGQPILNKVDLVLGY; encoded by the coding sequence ATGCCCCTGCGCGTTCATTTTTATCGTTTGACTTTTGGCGCTTACACTGACGAGTTCCGTTCCCTTCTGGACCCCAAGATCATCGTCACGGAAGGTCAGGAGATTCCCCAGAAACCTAATTTTGATATCCTGGTTTATCCCACACCTAAACCGGAGTGGATCGAAGCCAGCCCCAACCTCAAGGCGATAATCATCCCCTGGGCTGGGCTGCCCGAAGAGACCCGCACCTTGATGCTTAACTATCCGAAAGTAACCGTTCATAACCTGCACCATAATAACGTAAATACCGCTGAAATGGCTTTGACCTTACTTCTAGCCGCTGCCAAACGCCTGATCCCAATGGACCAGGCCCTTCGCAGGAATGACTGGCGGCCGCGCTATGAGGGACCTAAAGCCATCCTGCTGCGCGGTAAGCGAGCCCTGATCCTCGGCTTTGGTGAAGTCGGTCAGGCGCTGGCCGGTCTCTGTTTGGGATTAGGAATGAAAGTGATGGCGACCAAGAAACATCCGGAGGATTATCAAGGTCACCTGGATGTCGATATCTATCCCGACGAGCTGATGGCTGAACTGCTTTCAACGGCCGATATCCTGCTGATTGCCCTCCCCCTCACCTCCGAGACAGAAGGGCTGATCGGAGAAGCAGAACTCAACCGAATGCCGCGCGGCGGCCTGCTGGTCAACACCGGGCGCGGCCCAGTGGTCGATCAATGGGCGCTGTATAACGCCCTGAAGTCCGGCCAACTGCGCGCCGCCGGCAGTGACGTTTGGTACCATTACCCTGAATCGCATGAAGCCCGCGCCAACACTCCACCCACCGATGCACCCTTGGGTGAGTTGGATAATTTTGTCCTCAGTCCCCACCGTGGCGGAATGGTGGAAGAAGTCGAACATCAGCGGATCGTTGCGTTGGCGAAATTACTGAATGCCGCCAACCGCGGTCAGCCCATTCTCAATAAAGTCGATCTGGTATTGGGATATTAA
- a CDS encoding ParB N-terminal domain-containing protein: protein MAKRPTFSGVDLTNVFTQTDTGEESEALAQPKQTHRAASKIQVNRQSTYSIQISAVRPDRYQARHVLPRQLREPFFNHELDWRETANKWLELARKDNLVRNELDELMQLGRSLDQDGQIKPITGSFIKDKAGQQIFLILTGERRFWATVIRSVMSGEEDEPQVLALVDSDPTVRKQILENITHKPLTAIGKARAIARIILEEADIFPVADEPEDIYFKKMFDVKTTAETAQLIEETLGISQYQYYRFRKLLELPIELQYLADQADIPEGILRQLMAMSADEQKKAVKYYLKQEDPPSVREFQRLLDEDALDETPAKKRKPRAPKPPVIKLASSFNRSVTKMKTEMASDPKFLDKAATEIVGSMKPDEVKEVVSVLEDLIKRINIRNKNR from the coding sequence ATGGCAAAGCGACCGACATTTTCAGGCGTAGACCTCACGAACGTTTTCACTCAGACCGACACCGGCGAGGAAAGTGAAGCGCTGGCTCAACCAAAGCAAACTCATCGCGCCGCTTCAAAAATTCAAGTTAACCGTCAGTCTACTTACTCCATTCAGATTTCCGCCGTTCGGCCAGACCGCTATCAGGCCCGCCATGTACTGCCGCGGCAGCTGCGAGAGCCTTTCTTTAATCATGAATTGGATTGGCGTGAGACAGCCAATAAATGGTTGGAGCTGGCCCGTAAAGACAATTTGGTTCGTAACGAACTGGATGAATTGATGCAGCTGGGCCGCTCTCTGGATCAGGATGGCCAAATTAAACCGATCACCGGCAGCTTTATCAAAGACAAGGCCGGCCAACAGATATTTTTAATTCTGACCGGTGAACGTCGTTTCTGGGCCACCGTCATCCGGTCCGTTATGTCCGGCGAGGAAGACGAACCTCAGGTGTTGGCATTGGTTGATTCGGATCCGACCGTACGCAAACAGATCCTGGAAAATATTACCCATAAACCCCTGACCGCCATCGGCAAGGCTCGAGCAATTGCTCGGATTATTTTAGAAGAAGCCGATATTTTCCCTGTGGCTGATGAGCCTGAGGATATCTACTTCAAGAAGATGTTTGATGTCAAAACCACAGCAGAGACCGCCCAATTAATTGAGGAAACCCTGGGTATCAGCCAGTATCAGTATTACCGTTTCCGGAAATTATTGGAACTGCCGATTGAACTGCAATACCTGGCGGACCAGGCCGATATCCCCGAGGGCATTCTGCGTCAGCTGATGGCTATGTCCGCGGACGAACAGAAAAAAGCGGTCAAATATTATCTCAAACAGGAAGACCCGCCCAGCGTTCGTGAATTTCAGCGGCTGCTGGACGAGGACGCGCTGGATGAAACGCCTGCCAAAAAGCGCAAACCCCGTGCACCAAAGCCGCCTGTTATTAAACTGGCAAGCTCCTTCAACCGCTCTGTTACCAAGATGAAAACTGAAATGGCGAGCGATCCGAAATTCTTGGATAAAGCTGCTACCGAGATTGTCGGCTCAATGAAACCCGACGAGGTCAAGGAAGTTGTCTCGGTTCTGGAGGATCTGATCAAGCGGATCAATATCCGTAATAAGAATCGCTAA
- a CDS encoding alpha/beta hydrolase, with amino-acid sequence MAKSSPYQQPMTPWPSLAALGKTAALPNLGFSIFYFEAGDPNQPAIVMIHGLGDEADTWRHQVAPLAEDHHVIIMDLPGFGRSDHIKQAYSPELMKQSILELMDVLGLEKAILMGSSLGGILSQGITVEYPERLNGLVLVDGALYQPDRMEDRGLKMMQLPLVGEAIYTGLRKDPKAAYDSLRIVYHDLDRLPDADREFLYTRVNKRVWSNGQRKAYFSTLRHLTPWVRKVQADLPEQLAKLDVPTLIIRGELDDLFSANNVAAIQAVQLDVEVMDIPGVGHLPQQEDPTVFNASLKNWLNRKDL; translated from the coding sequence ATGGCAAAATCAAGCCCCTATCAACAACCGATGACCCCCTGGCCCAGCCTGGCTGCTCTGGGGAAAACGGCAGCCCTCCCCAACCTCGGTTTTTCTATCTTCTATTTCGAAGCCGGCGACCCAAACCAACCCGCCATTGTGATGATTCACGGCCTGGGCGATGAAGCCGACACCTGGCGGCACCAAGTAGCACCCCTGGCGGAAGATCATCACGTGATCATTATGGACCTGCCCGGTTTTGGCCGCTCGGATCATATCAAACAAGCCTATTCCCCCGAATTGATGAAACAATCCATCCTAGAGTTGATGGATGTCCTGGGGTTGGAAAAGGCGATCCTGATGGGCAGTTCGCTGGGCGGAATCCTCTCCCAGGGCATTACGGTTGAATATCCGGAACGACTCAATGGCCTAGTGCTGGTGGATGGCGCGCTCTACCAACCGGACCGGATGGAAGATCGCGGCCTGAAAATGATGCAGCTCCCCTTGGTGGGCGAAGCGATTTATACCGGGTTACGTAAAGACCCCAAAGCTGCCTATGACTCCCTGCGGATTGTCTATCATGACCTGGACAGACTGCCGGACGCGGATCGGGAGTTCCTTTATACACGGGTGAACAAACGTGTTTGGAGCAACGGCCAACGCAAAGCCTACTTCTCCACCCTGCGCCATCTGACGCCCTGGGTTCGCAAGGTGCAGGCTGACCTGCCCGAGCAATTGGCGAAACTTGACGTTCCTACTCTGATCATCCGGGGTGAGCTGGACGATCTCTTCTCGGCGAACAACGTAGCTGCCATCCAGGCCGTCCAACTGGATGTGGAAGTCATGGACATTCCAGGGGTGGGACACCTGCCCCAGCAAGAAGATCCAACAGTGTTCAATGCCAGCCTGAAAAATTGGTTGAATCGAAAAGACCTTTAA
- a CDS encoding sodium:calcium antiporter, which translates to MLDYLDQSFPLLIVFGVASIAVLVLSSNVAVKKLTGLAGYFRLSTTFMGVTVVSLATSIPEIAAHYTASFGILSGALDFQVSSAVVLGANIGSDVIQQTLIMAVVILMAGGLQFKRYFLWKSMIPMIATTVLCIILGVDGVYSRLDGVILFGSFLAYMYYLYVDERKHYREEDHGFTEEGEKPEGVPENGKQALRDAGIALAALALTVGSAMIALKATEVVVAKTGVGGSLIGVITLGVASALPELITAISGVRHGDAGISLGTLVGSNITNPLVAIGGGALISRYWVPGPLVLWDLPWETITGAVLWLILWFNKGKLGKWSAFYLIALYFVYIALRMIFFAAD; encoded by the coding sequence ATGCTAGATTATTTGGACCAAAGTTTTCCACTCCTGATTGTTTTTGGGGTGGCCTCGATTGCAGTTTTGGTGTTGTCATCCAATGTTGCTGTGAAGAAATTGACCGGACTGGCGGGGTATTTCCGGTTATCTACAACTTTCATGGGCGTCACCGTCGTCTCTTTGGCGACGAGTATTCCTGAAATCGCAGCTCACTATACGGCGTCCTTCGGTATCCTCAGCGGTGCCTTGGATTTCCAGGTGAGTTCGGCCGTGGTTCTGGGAGCGAATATCGGATCGGATGTGATCCAGCAGACCCTGATCATGGCGGTTGTGATCTTGATGGCCGGCGGGCTGCAATTTAAACGCTATTTCCTCTGGAAAAGCATGATCCCTATGATTGCCACTACGGTGCTGTGTATTATCCTGGGTGTTGATGGCGTCTATTCCCGTCTAGATGGTGTGATCCTTTTTGGCTCTTTTTTGGCCTATATGTATTATCTTTATGTAGATGAACGCAAGCACTACCGTGAAGAAGATCATGGTTTCACCGAAGAGGGTGAAAAGCCGGAAGGGGTTCCTGAAAACGGTAAGCAGGCTCTGCGGGATGCTGGAATTGCCTTAGCAGCCTTAGCTCTCACTGTTGGCAGCGCCATGATCGCCCTTAAGGCGACCGAGGTTGTGGTTGCCAAAACAGGCGTTGGCGGTTCATTAATTGGTGTCATCACGCTGGGTGTGGCATCAGCCCTCCCGGAATTGATTACTGCCATCTCTGGCGTTCGGCATGGGGATGCAGGGATTTCCCTCGGCACACTGGTGGGCAGCAACATCACCAACCCCCTGGTTGCCATCGGCGGTGGTGCTCTGATCAGCCGCTATTGGGTTCCTGGTCCATTGGTCCTTTGGGACCTGCCCTGGGAAACCATCACCGGTGCTGTGCTCTGGCTGATCCTGTGGTTCAATAAGGGTAAGCTGGGCAAGTGGAGCGCGTTCTATCTGATCGCCCTGTACTTTGTCTATATTGCGCTGAGGATGATCTTCTTCGCCGCAGACTAA
- a CDS encoding YjjW family glycine radical enzyme activase, whose amino-acid sequence MTKRVMGRINNILPQSFVDGPGNRSVVFLQGCQFNCLYCHNPYTINYCNACGTCVESCPVGALRLDDGEVLWDAVKCVQCDTCIDICPNSSSPKVLNQTPQATWKALQAFVPFISGVTVTGGEPGCQPEYLAELLRLIKSQSDLTTCIETNGGVGPEVIETLLPYLDYVMVDLKAFDPEVHLALTGQDNARTLETIKMVAEAGKFHMVRTVVAPGYTDDEAQIIEIAGFLASLNPEIHLRLLRFRPHGTHGIASSWESPTDVVMDHLIEMAKSTGLVNVDRSL is encoded by the coding sequence ATGACGAAAAGGGTGATGGGACGGATCAATAACATCCTCCCCCAGAGTTTCGTGGACGGTCCGGGAAACCGGAGTGTCGTCTTTTTACAGGGTTGCCAGTTCAACTGTCTCTATTGCCATAATCCGTATACGATTAATTATTGCAACGCCTGTGGAACCTGTGTGGAAAGCTGCCCGGTCGGGGCTTTGAGGCTTGATGATGGCGAAGTCCTTTGGGATGCAGTGAAATGTGTGCAGTGCGACACCTGTATTGATATTTGCCCTAACAGCAGTTCCCCCAAAGTTCTTAACCAAACACCGCAAGCTACCTGGAAAGCGCTTCAAGCCTTTGTTCCCTTCATTTCCGGTGTCACTGTCACGGGTGGTGAACCCGGGTGCCAGCCGGAATATCTCGCTGAACTGCTGAGACTGATTAAATCCCAGTCCGATCTGACCACCTGTATTGAGACCAATGGTGGGGTGGGGCCTGAAGTGATTGAGACCTTGCTGCCATACTTGGATTATGTGATGGTGGACTTGAAAGCCTTTGACCCTGAAGTTCACCTCGCGCTGACCGGTCAGGATAATGCCCGCACGCTTGAGACGATCAAGATGGTGGCCGAAGCGGGAAAGTTCCACATGGTCCGCACGGTGGTTGCCCCCGGCTACACGGATGATGAGGCGCAAATAATTGAAATTGCCGGGTTTTTGGCCTCACTGAATCCTGAGATCCATCTCCGCCTGCTGCGTTTCCGGCCGCATGGAACCCACGGCATTGCCTCAAGCTGGGAGTCACCTACGGATGTCGTTATGGACCACTTGATTGAGATGGCAAAAAGCACAGGTCTGGTGAATGTGGACCGCTCTCTTTAA
- the bfr gene encoding bacterioferritin: MKGHQEVIDILNKALAEELTSINQYMLHSEMCDDWGYGKLHGVIEARAITEMKHAEKLIGRILFLEGMPILSELEPLHIGSTVQKQLENDHAAELEAVKLYNEAIALTTKLADNGTKVLVESILTEEEDHIDWIEEQLDQIEQMSIQVWLNHQI; encoded by the coding sequence ATGAAAGGACATCAAGAGGTTATTGACATCCTCAATAAAGCTTTGGCCGAAGAGTTGACATCCATCAATCAATATATGCTCCATTCCGAAATGTGCGATGACTGGGGTTATGGGAAATTACATGGAGTGATCGAAGCTCGAGCCATCACCGAAATGAAACATGCAGAAAAGTTGATCGGCCGGATCCTTTTCCTGGAAGGTATGCCGATTCTGTCTGAGTTGGAACCCCTGCACATCGGTTCCACGGTTCAGAAACAACTTGAGAATGACCATGCTGCTGAACTGGAAGCGGTCAAACTTTATAACGAGGCCATTGCGCTGACAACCAAACTGGCAGATAATGGCACCAAGGTACTGGTCGAATCCATCCTGACCGAAGAAGAAGATCACATCGATTGGATTGAAGAACAACTTGACCAGATTGAACAGATGAGCATCCAGGTCTGGCTCAATCACCAAATCTAA
- a CDS encoding SIS domain-containing protein yields MSKHTHTIEKYLLSLKAVIDNFPVADLETILAAVEKARENGNTVFTCGNGGSWATAAHMAADFSKNTRMPGQKRLKVIGLGDNVPSLTAYANDEGYDRVFAEPIITLMKPGDVLIAISGSGNSPNVLKAVETANELGATTLGLTGFHGGELAKVVDHAIVIPSDSIEMVEDFHMIIDHVLVICLRS; encoded by the coding sequence ATGTCAAAGCATACCCATACTATTGAAAAATACTTACTTTCCCTCAAAGCAGTCATTGATAACTTCCCAGTCGCGGACCTGGAAACCATCCTGGCAGCGGTTGAGAAAGCCCGCGAAAATGGAAACACCGTCTTCACCTGTGGCAACGGCGGCAGCTGGGCTACAGCTGCTCATATGGCTGCGGACTTCAGCAAGAACACCCGCATGCCAGGCCAGAAGCGGCTCAAAGTGATTGGCCTGGGCGATAACGTCCCCAGCCTGACCGCCTATGCCAACGACGAAGGCTATGATCGGGTTTTTGCCGAACCAATCATCACTCTGATGAAACCGGGGGATGTCCTGATCGCCATCAGCGGCAGCGGGAATTCCCCCAATGTGCTCAAAGCGGTTGAGACAGCCAATGAACTCGGTGCAACCACACTTGGCCTGACCGGTTTTCATGGCGGTGAGCTGGCCAAAGTCGTAGACCATGCCATTGTGATCCCTTCCGATTCAATCGAAATGGTGGAAGATTTCCACATGATCATTGATCACGTTTTGGTCATCTGTCTGCGCAGTTAG
- a CDS encoding YjjI family glycine radical enzyme translates to MTQTKIAYPFEHLENGMQADDLKAFKDQVRSVVADPMLLEEQKRLAMTDAAYKTLSYPQASDAALEALGEGIICLLGEGPAPYHPRYVAPDFQKLLDEGSDFFDLKPATNLYEAVTSLLTLYNYSPTAGDPPYIGNLDTLLEPFVQDLPTDVARPVLKSFWTLIDRLHPDAFVHADIGPEATRTGEMLLDIDHEAGTITNLTLRYDSEVTPRDFALKAVRNALQLSKPYFLNHPLHLADWGPDYIVASCYNIMWLRGGIFTLVRLNLAEAVRHFSGNLEKLLDVEIPRLAALQVEVMNSRIKHIVEEIGWFESNIFVQEGLLDPEKFSAYAGVLGLNEMVNEMMSRSGKPEAKYGHDAEANAVAVQIISRLKQELGKHPSPYCRGTGERVVFHAQVGISEDDETTPGCRIPAGTEPEIYTHLQATAPVQSLVEGGVSDIFEFDQTARQNPEAVLDIINGAMKLGLRDISIGSNDSEFVRVSGYLVRRADLEHRQEEQLLRYGTAEIAREFFNSQPNTLHRRERQV, encoded by the coding sequence ATGACCCAAACGAAAATCGCGTATCCCTTTGAACACCTTGAAAACGGCATGCAAGCGGATGACCTGAAAGCGTTTAAGGATCAGGTCCGCTCAGTGGTTGCTGATCCAATGCTTTTGGAAGAACAAAAGCGGTTGGCAATGACGGATGCTGCCTATAAGACTTTATCCTATCCGCAGGCCTCCGATGCAGCCCTGGAAGCACTGGGCGAGGGTATCATCTGTCTGTTGGGAGAGGGGCCTGCGCCCTATCATCCCCGCTATGTTGCCCCCGATTTTCAAAAGCTGCTCGATGAGGGTTCTGATTTCTTTGACCTCAAACCCGCGACCAACCTTTATGAGGCGGTGACGAGCCTGTTGACGCTCTATAATTATTCGCCCACTGCCGGTGACCCGCCTTATATTGGCAATCTGGATACCCTATTGGAACCTTTTGTCCAAGACTTGCCCACAGATGTGGCTCGCCCGGTTCTGAAATCTTTCTGGACTCTGATTGACCGGCTCCATCCGGATGCTTTTGTGCATGCCGATATTGGCCCGGAAGCGACCCGCACAGGCGAGATGTTGTTGGATATCGATCATGAAGCCGGGACGATCACTAACCTGACCCTGCGATATGACTCGGAAGTGACCCCCCGGGATTTCGCCCTGAAAGCTGTTCGCAACGCTCTGCAGCTTTCCAAACCCTATTTCCTCAACCATCCCCTGCATCTGGCGGACTGGGGACCGGATTACATCGTTGCCAGCTGCTATAACATCATGTGGCTGCGGGGTGGGATCTTCACATTGGTTCGGCTTAACCTGGCGGAAGCAGTACGGCATTTTTCCGGTAATCTGGAAAAACTGCTGGATGTCGAAATTCCCCGCCTGGCTGCGCTCCAGGTGGAAGTGATGAACAGCCGCATCAAGCATATTGTGGAAGAAATAGGCTGGTTTGAGAGCAACATTTTTGTACAGGAAGGTCTGCTGGATCCAGAAAAATTCTCAGCTTATGCCGGTGTGCTTGGGTTGAATGAAATGGTCAACGAAATGATGTCCCGGAGCGGGAAACCCGAAGCCAAGTATGGGCACGACGCCGAGGCGAATGCCGTAGCTGTGCAGATCATTTCCCGGCTTAAACAAGAATTAGGTAAACATCCTTCCCCTTATTGCCGCGGCACCGGTGAACGGGTGGTTTTTCACGCTCAGGTCGGCATTTCCGAGGATGATGAAACGACCCCTGGCTGCCGAATCCCTGCCGGTACAGAACCGGAGATCTACACGCATTTGCAGGCGACCGCGCCTGTGCAATCCTTGGTGGAAGGTGGCGTGAGTGATATTTTTGAATTTGACCAGACTGCCCGGCAAAATCCTGAGGCGGTATTGGATATTATCAACGGCGCGATGAAACTCGGGCTGCGGGATATCTCAATTGGTTCAAACGATTCTGAGTTTGTCCGGGTGTCGGGCTATCTTGTCCGGCGCGCTGACCTGGAACACCGCCAGGAGGAGCAGCTGCTCCGTTATGGCACTGCGGAAATTGCCCGGGAATTCTTCAATTCTCAGCCTAATACTCTCCATCGCCGGGAGCGGCAGGTCTGA